From Primulina tabacum isolate GXHZ01 chromosome 2, ASM2559414v2, whole genome shotgun sequence, one genomic window encodes:
- the LOC142537423 gene encoding uncharacterized protein LOC142537423, producing MGRKASSSNSKSKFFEATNPSIENRTNQVINKDKQKTVSCREYYCYKFQIRDNMPSMLLYAGRLLQQYAVDMYIKLETTRLDYFRRNQAEMRSELYQGIVDSIINGKTKRNEIGRRIVLPASFIGGPRDMRRRYLDAMALVRKFGKPDLFITMTCNPEWKEITYNLKEGQQPQDRPDLTTRVFRAKLQDLKNQIITKSIFGVVAAFVYVVEFQKRGLPHMHMLLILRQDSKINGPENFDYYVSAELPNKDKNPNLHNFVVKHMMHGPCGDLNKKNSCMIAGHCKSNYPRQFCRSTTQGKYGYPIYRRRNDGQIVDIRKAKLNNQWVVPHNSYLLLRYDCHVNVEVCSGLTAVKYLYKYIYI from the exons TAAGTTCTTTGAAGCAACCAATCCATCAATTGAAAATCGTACTAACCAAG TAATCAACAAAGACAAGCAAAAGACGGTTTCTTGCCGAGAGTACTATTGTTACAAATTCCAAATAAGAGATAACATGCCATCGATGCTTTTATATGCTGGAAGATTGTTACAACAATATGcagttgatatgtatattaagcTTGAAACAACTAGATTGGATTACTTTAGAAGGAACCAAGCGGAAATGAGGTCAGAACTTTATCAAGGTATCGTTGACAGCATTATAAAtggaaaaacaaaaagaaatgaaattgGAAGAAGAATTGTTCTTCCAGCATCGTTTATCGGAGGACCAAGGGATATGCGTCGTAGATATCTTGATGCAATGGCATTAGTAAGAAAGTTTGGAAAACCTGATCTTTTCATTACAATGACTTGTAATCCAGAATGGAAAGAGATCACATATAATTTGAAAGAAGGTCAACAACCTCAGGATCGACCGGATTTAACTACCAGGGTATTTCGAGCTAAGTTACaagatttaaaaaatcaaataattaccAAGTCAATATTCGGAGTGGTTGCTGCTTTTGTTTATGTGGTGGAATTTCAGAAGAGGGGGTTGCCTCATATGCACATGTTGCTTATTTTGAGGCAAGATTCTAAAATCAATGGTCCTGAAAATTTTGATTACTATGTATCAGCAGAATTACCAAACAAAGACAAAAATCCCAACCTTCATAATTTTGTTGTGAAGCATATGATGCATGGTCCTTGTGGggatttaaataaaaagaaTTCTTGTATGATTGCTGGCCATTGTAAAAGCAACTATCCACGCCAGTTTTGTCGAAGTACAACACAAGGAAAATATGGTTATCCAATTTATAGAAGAAGAAATGATGGGCAAATAGTTGATATACGAAAGGCAAAGCTAAACAATCAATGGGTTGTTCCTCACAATTCTTACCTTCTGTTAAGGTATGATTGTCATGTTAATGTCGAAGTATGCTCTGGATTGACGGCTGTCAAATatctttacaaatatatatatatataa